A window of the Lolium perenne isolate Kyuss_39 chromosome 7, Kyuss_2.0, whole genome shotgun sequence genome harbors these coding sequences:
- the LOC127317779 gene encoding uncharacterized protein: MVEVAACFMDKLEQTTPLAVAAVVAAAAEDDDEDVTGSVDGDEVEMEPVEPMLEPPDDAGPVGWPMPDFCPLTIDGVVKESFLEALRKQEEEDAEQPPGEPKAAASPDSRPSSSKRHRAGTASPSSMSPYRNMMQVFQQCRQDA, translated from the exons ATGGTGGAGGTCGCCGCGTGTTTCATG GATAAGCTTGAGCAGACGACGccgttggcggtggcggcggtggttgcGGCGGCCgcggaggatgacgacgaagatGTGACCGGGAGCGTCGACGGCGACGAGGTGGAGATGGAGCCCGTGGAGCCGATGCTGGAGCCCCCCGACGACGCCGGCCCTGTCGGCTGGCCCATGCCGGACTTCTGCCCTCTCACG ATCGATGGGGTGGTGAAGGAGTCGTTCCTGGAGGCCCTTCGGAAGCaggaggaagaggacgcggagcagccgccgGGAGAGCCCAAGGCAGCGGCGAGCCCGGACTCGCGGCCGTCGAGCAGCAAGCGCCACCGCGCCGGCACCGCGTCGCCGTCGTCCATGAGCCCGTACCGCAACATGATGCAGGTGTTCCAGCAGTGCAGGCAGGACGCCTGA
- the LOC127317778 gene encoding putative transcription elongation factor SPT5 homolog 1 has protein sequence MARRGRDDDDDDVEEEEEEEEAYDLDDEDEDEGDDYEEEARGRGKAASRSRAASGGAGGGARKRSRQDNFIDDSAIEDDDEEDEDDGGGRPRKKGGGGGVRGFFDEEAQVDEDEEEEDEGEGEDDFINDAGADIPDDDAGRGSRSRHSIPMRDEEEDIDEIERQVRERYARSTHIEYGEEAADVEQQALLPSVKDPKLWMVKCAIGHEKETAICLMQKFIDRTDLQIKSVVALDHLKNYIYVEAEKEAHVKEACKGLRNIYSSAKITLVPIKEMADVLYVESKNVDLARDTWVRMKLGVYKGDLAKVVDVDNVRQKATVKLIPRIDLQALASKLEGREVVKKKTFVPPPRFFNIDEAREMHIRVERRRDKDSGEYFEMVDGLMFKDGFLHKIVSLKSIHTQSIQPTFDELEKFKKPGDDMNGDSSSLSTLFSNRKKGHFMKGDAVIVVKGDLKNLEGWVEKVEDTTVNIRPKNPDLPRTLAFNEKELCKYFKPGDHVKVVSGVQEGATGMVVKVDGHVLIILSDTTKEHIRVFADHVVESSEITTGITRIGDYELHDLVLLDNLSFGVIIRVETEAFQVLKGVPDRPEVVLVKLREIKSKIDRRTSAQDRSKNMVSTKDVVRVVEGACKGTQGPVEHIHKGILFIYDRHHLEHAGFICAKAQSCILVGGSAGGRRGNGMDAADPRLGALRSPASILQSPGRLPPRGPNMNYGGRFGGGGRGGRGHDAMVGKCIKIRSGPYKGYRGRVKEVTGVLVRVELDSLMKIVTVKREDIADTPSTVATPFREPRYSMGSETPMHPSRTPHHSFQTPMRDPGATPIHDGMRTPMRSRAWAPMSPPRDNWEDGNPETWGSSPAYHPGTPPARPYEAPTPGSGWANTPGVSYNDVPTPRESNYANAPSPYVPSTPVGQPMTPNSAAYLPGTPGGQPMTPGNAGMDIMSPIIGGEGEGNWLLPDVLVNVLRAGDDGPGVVREVLGDGTCRVALGSSGNGDVVTVLPTELEVIRPKKSDRIKIMNGNFRGFMGKLIGIDGSDGIVKLDDTYEVKILDMVILAKLAT, from the exons ATGGCTCGCCGCGgccgcgacgacgacgacgacgacgtcgaggaggaggaggaagaggaggaggcgtACGACCtcgacgacgaggacgaggacgaaggggacgactacgaggaggaggcgcGGGGCCGCGGGAAGGCCGCCTCCCGCTCCCGCGCCGccagcggcggcgcgggcggcggggCCCGGAAGAGATCGCGCCAGGACAACTTCATCGACGACTCGGCcatcgaggacgacgacgaggaggacgaggacgacggcggcggccggcccaggaagaagggcggcggcggcggcgtgcgcgGGTTCTTCGACGAGGAGGCGCAggtcgacgaggacgaggaggaggaggacgaaggcgAAGGCGAGGACG ACTTTATCAATGACGCTGGAGCCGACATTCCTGATGATGATGCTGGTAGGGGCTCCAGATCACGTCATTCTATCCCTATGAGGGATGAAGAGGAGGATATTGATGAGATTGAAAGACAAGTACGCGAGAGATATGCAAGATCTACTCATATTGAGTATGGAGAGGAAGCTGCAGATGTTGAGCAGCAAGCTCTTTTGCCATCAGTGAAAGATCCAAAGCTCTGGATGGTGAAATGTGCG ATTGGGCATGAGAAGGAGACAGCAATTTGTCTCATGCAAAAGTTCATTGATAGGACAGATCTCCAGATAAAGTCTGTCGTTGCGTTAGACCATCTAAAAAATTATATTTACGTCGAAGCGGAAAAAGAGGCCCATGTGAAGGAG GCTTGCAAAGGTTTACGAAATATTTACTCCTCGGCGAAAATAACTTTAGTTCCAATAAAAGAAATGGCAGATGTCCTCTATGTTGAGAGCAAGAATGTTGATCTTGCAAGGGATACTTGGGTCCGCATGAAGCTAGGAGTATACAAAGGTGACCTTGCTAAG GTTGTCGATGTTGACAACGTGCGCCAAAAGGCAACTGTGAAGCTCATCCCTAGGATAGATTTACAAGCTTTGGCTAGTAAACTG GAAGGGAGGGAGGTGGTTAAGAAGAAAACATTTGTTCCACCTCCACGTTTCTTTAATATTGATGAGGCCAG GGAAATGCACATACGTGTGGAGCGGAGGCGGGATAAAGACTCTGGGGAGTATTTTGAGATGGTTGATGGTTTAATGTTCAAAGATGGTTTCTTACATAAAATAGTGTCGTTAAAATCAATCCACACACAGAGTATTCAGCCAACATTCGATGAATTGGAGAAGTTCAAGAAACCTGGTGATGATATGAATGGGGATAGCTCTAGCTTGTCTACTCTGTTTTCTAATAGGAAAAAAGGACACTTTATGAAGGGTGACGCTGTCATTGTTGTTAAAGGCGATCTAAAAAACTTAGAGGGGTGGGTTGAGAAAGTAGAGGACACAACTGTCAACATCAGGCCAAAAAATCCTGATCTTCCG AGAACATTAGCCTTCAATgagaaagaactttgcaaatattTCAAACCTGGAGATCATGTGAAAGTGGTATCGGGTGTCCAAGAGGGTGCTACAGGCATGGTTGTTAAAGTTGATGGCCATGTCTTAATTATTTTATCAGACACAACTAAAGAACAT ATCCGTGTGTTTGCTGATCATGTTGTGGAGAGCTCTGAAATCACCACAGGGATTACAAGAATCGGTGATTATGAACTGCATGATCTTGTTCTTTTGGA CAACCTGTCATTTGGGGTAATTATAAGAGTTGAAACTGAAGCATTCCAG gTTCTGAAAGGAGTGCCGGATCGACCTGAAGTGGTCCTTGTTAAATTAAGAGAAATAAAAAGCAAAATTGATAGGCGTACATCAGCACAAGATCGGTCCAAAAATATGGTCTCAACTAAGGATGTTGTAAGGGTTGTTGAGGGAGCATGTAAG GGAACGCAAGGACCTGTGGAGCACATACATAAGGGGATATTGTTTATATATGATAGGCACCATCTTGAACATGCAGGCTTCATTTGTGCAAAAGCACAATCATGCATTCTTGTTGGTGGATCAGCTGGTGGCCGTCGGGGAAAT GGTATGGATGCTGCAGATCCTAGGCTTGGTGCTTTGAGATCCCCAGCAAGCATTTTGCAATCTCCAGGAAGGCTGCCTCCAAGAGGGCCTAACATGAATT ACGGTGGAAGATTTGGTGGAGGTGGTCGTGGCGGAAGAGGACATGATGCCATGGTTGGTAAATGTATCAAAATTAGATCTGGTCCTTATAAAGGGTACCGTGGCCGTGTTAAAGAGGTGACTGGGGTGCTTGTGCGTGTGGAGCTTGATTCGTTGATGAAGATTGTCACAG TTAAGAGAGAGGATATTGCTGACACACCTAGTACTGTTGCAACACCATTCCG TGAGCCCCGATATTCGATGGGTAGTGAAACACCGATGCATCCGTCTAGAACACCACATCACTCTTTTCAGACTCCAATGCGGGACCCTGGAG CAACGCCTATACACGACGGGATGCGAACTCCTATGCGTAGTCGGGCCTGGGCTCCTATGAGTCCTCCGAG GGATAACTGGGAAGATGGCAATCCTGAAACTTGGGGAAGCAGTCCAGCCTACCAT CCAGGAACTCCACCTGCTCGGCCATATGAAGCCCCCACACCTGGATCAGGATGGGCTAATACTCCAGGAGTTAGTTACAATGATGTTCCAACTCCTAGAGAGAGCAACTATG CAAATGCTCCTAGCCCATATGTGCCTTCCACACCTGTTGGTCAGCCAATGACACCAAATTCTGCCGCTTACCTTCCTGGTACACCTGGTGGTCAACCGATGACTCCAGGCAATGCTGGAATGGATATAATGTCCCCGATAATAG GTGGTGAGGGTGAAGGTAACTGGCTATTGCCAGATGTTCTGGTTAATGTGTTGAGGGCTGGTGATGATGGTCCTGGTGTGGTCAGGGAAGTACTTGGG GATGGAACTTGTCGTGTGGCACTTGGGTCGTCCGGCAACGGAGATGTGGTGACGGTTCTTCCAACTGAGCTCGAGGTCATCAGGCCAAAGAAGAGTGACAGGATTAAGATCATGAATGGCAACTTCCGTGGATTCATGGGGAAACTCATAGGAATAGATGGTTCAGATGGCATTGTGAAGCTCGATGACACATACGAAGTCAAGATCTTAGATATGGTGATTTTGGCCAAACTGGCGACTTGA